Proteins from a single region of Ailuropoda melanoleuca isolate Jingjing chromosome 15, ASM200744v2, whole genome shotgun sequence:
- the SLC25A17 gene encoding peroxisomal membrane protein PMP34 isoform X2: MTVFFPLDTARLRLQVDEKRKSKTTHMVLLEIIKEEGLLAPYRGWFPVISSLCCSNFVYFYTFNSLKAIWVKGQRSTTGKDLVVGFVAGVVNVLLTTPLWVVNTRLKLQGAKFRNEDIVPTNYKGIIDAFHQIIRDEGILALWNGTFPSLLLVFNPAIQFMFYEGLKRQLLKKRVKLSSLDVFIIGAISKAIATTVTYPMQTVQSILRFGRHRLNPENRTLGSLRNVLYLLHQRVKRFGIMGLYKGLEAKLLQTVLTAALMFLVYEKLTAATFTVMGLKSAHKH; this comes from the exons TTGATGAGAAAAGAAAGTCCAAAACTACACACATGGTGCTCCTGGAGATCATTAAGGAAGAAGGCCT CCTGGCACCATATCGAGGGTGGTTTCCAGTTATCTCCAGTCTCTGCTGCTccaattttgtctatttttacacttttaataGTCTCAAAGCAATCTGGGTCAAAGGTCAACGTTCTACTACTGGAAAAGATCTAGTAGTTGGATTCGTTGCAG gagtGGTGAATGTGTTGCTAACAACTCCACTCTGGGTGGTAAACACCAGACTGAAGCTGCAAGGGGCAAAATTTAGGAATGAAGACATTGTACCAACCAACTACAAAGGTATTATTG ATGCTTTTCACCAGATCATTCGAGATGAAGGAATCTTGGCTTTATGGAATGGCACATTTCCTTCGTTGCTGTTGGTCTTCAATCCTGCCATCCAGTTCATGTTCTATGAAGGTTTAAAACGGCAACTTCTAAAGAAACGAGTGAAG ctttcttctttggATGTGTTCATCATTGGTGCAATATCCAAAGCGATTGCGACCACCGTCACCTATCCCATGCAGACGGTACAGTCGATTCTGAGG ttTGGACGTCACAGACTAAACCCAGAAAACAGAACACTGGGGAGTCTTCGGAATGTTCTCTATCTTCTTCACCAACGAGTAAA GCGTTTTGGAATCATGGGACTCTACAAAGGCCTTGAAGCCAAACTGCTGCAGACAGTCCTCACTGCTGCTCTCATGTTCCTGGTTTATGAGAAACTGACGGCTGCTACCTTCACAGTTATGGGGCTGAAGAGTGCCCACAAGCACTGA